One window of the Capnocytophaga haemolytica genome contains the following:
- a CDS encoding RagB/SusD family nutrient uptake outer membrane protein encodes MKSIQIKIMSTVALFSLCLACSDDFLDKTDTYEINSEAYFNSEDDYNKALIGAYELLHSTYKNVLLGEIASDNTLCGGESANDVIGFQQVDAMIHTPVNAQLKDIWDWMFAGVNRAAYILEFKDKTAFADRDMIIGEARFLYAYYNFELVKWFGAIPIKPDKRFAQGDEAKLPRSSKAEVYALIEQNLLFAIEHLPTTPPKGEVGRATKGAAQALLGKVYLYQDKFDKAAEVLEAVISSGTYSLVADYNSIFEKEGENGAESVFEVQYTDADGASFDCLQCSKGNVAVGFNGIRNYNGPLFDSGYSFNVPTKEAVAAFEEGDKRKDVAILDIVAWAAAQGATYSEGYNHTGYFNRKYLPRKGDLNMGDANLTNPNNYRAIRYADVLLMAAEALNRGGISDTRAQQYLNEVRKRAFGDDNHKVTATGAALTEAIWNERRVEFLGEGLRFFDLVRTGQGAKIQGFTVGKNEVFPIPYEEIKYANGNWQQNPNY; translated from the coding sequence ATGAAAAGTATTCAAATAAAAATAATGAGCACCGTAGCACTCTTCTCCTTGTGCTTGGCTTGCTCTGACGATTTCTTAGATAAGACAGATACCTATGAAATCAACTCTGAGGCTTACTTTAACTCAGAAGACGACTATAATAAGGCACTCATCGGTGCGTATGAATTGTTGCACTCCACCTACAAGAATGTGCTTTTAGGTGAGATAGCCTCTGATAATACCCTCTGTGGTGGTGAAAGTGCTAATGATGTGATAGGCTTCCAGCAAGTAGATGCGATGATCCACACGCCTGTGAATGCACAGCTCAAAGATATATGGGATTGGATGTTCGCAGGAGTAAACCGCGCGGCGTATATCTTAGAATTTAAAGACAAGACAGCCTTTGCGGATCGTGATATGATTATCGGTGAGGCGCGTTTTCTCTACGCTTATTATAACTTCGAGTTGGTAAAGTGGTTTGGGGCTATTCCTATCAAACCCGACAAACGCTTTGCGCAAGGTGATGAAGCTAAGTTACCCCGCAGCTCAAAGGCTGAGGTCTATGCCCTCATTGAGCAAAACCTCCTCTTTGCCATTGAGCACCTACCTACCACCCCTCCTAAGGGCGAAGTAGGGCGCGCTACCAAAGGAGCAGCACAAGCATTGCTCGGCAAGGTATACCTCTACCAAGATAAGTTTGACAAAGCTGCGGAGGTACTCGAAGCAGTGATCAGCAGTGGCACTTACTCCTTAGTAGCAGACTATAACAGCATTTTTGAAAAAGAAGGTGAGAACGGGGCTGAGTCTGTATTTGAAGTGCAGTACACCGATGCTGATGGTGCGAGTTTCGACTGCCTACAGTGCAGCAAAGGGAATGTTGCTGTGGGCTTTAATGGTATTCGCAACTACAATGGACCTTTGTTTGACTCTGGCTATAGCTTCAACGTTCCTACCAAAGAGGCTGTCGCTGCTTTTGAAGAGGGCGATAAGCGCAAGGATGTGGCTATATTGGACATCGTAGCATGGGCAGCAGCTCAAGGGGCTACTTACTCCGAAGGCTATAACCATACAGGCTATTTCAACCGCAAATATCTACCTCGCAAAGGCGACCTGAATATGGGAGATGCCAACCTCACCAATCCTAATAACTACCGCGCCATCCGCTATGCTGACGTCCTCCTGATGGCTGCCGAAGCCCTCAATCGTGGCGGTATCAGTGATACACGTGCACAGCAATACCTCAACGAGGTGCGCAAACGTGCCTTTGGCGATGATAACCACAAGGTTACCGCTACAGGTGCCGCCCTCACTGAGGCTATATGGAACGAACGCCGCGTAGAGTTCTTAGGTGAAGGGCTTCGCTTCTTCGACTTGGTTCGCACAGGGCAAGGCGCTAAGATACAAGGCTTTACCGTTGGTAAAAATGAAGTCTTCCCAATTCCTTATGAAGAAATTAAATACGCCAACGGCAATTGGCAGCAAAATCCTAACTATTAA
- a CDS encoding SusC/RagA family TonB-linked outer membrane protein, with amino-acid sequence MKAFRLTILFIFIISLAHAQTYDVKGTVKDNTGMPLVGVSVVVKGTTRGASTDMDGNFAINKVEKGKVLEFSYIGYVTASLPVRSASPMNVVLKEDNQQLDEVVVIGYGLQKKKDVTGAVSLVGEETLTELKPVNASMALQGTTSGVSVNTASGSPGGNINILIRGVSSNGNNAPLVIVDGYEGALNSISPDDIESITVLKDAQAAIYGIKGANGVILVTTKGGRKGMAPKVKLSTYTGVQQTTKRLDYMNATEYAALLNESYANNGEALPFPNLASLGKGTDWQDLVFRNAFMRNVNASVSGGGERVSYYLGASNLTQDGIVASEKSNYTRNNVRVSLGIDITDKIKTSLTANYFNNQRKSISENVLGSVLFNALNFAPTFGVNDEDRKGFVGNEVINPLAQINNTYNAYDGNGLEGNFQLDYKPVKGLSLTSRIGFKTYAEKKKEFKPIADFGPGKIYNVTRSTVVQDKNEFNSYTWETFGTYAHTFGESHNTAFTLGASVQRQWDNYLSATGYDIPNNSWDYADISLTTGINDSKTNSAAINDSRLTSYFGRVQYDYKGKYLLSGMLRRDASSDFPKDNRADYFSSVTAGWKISDEPFLKDIQWLGFLKIRGSYGTLGSNVGKNLYKVLLNGQAVYVLNGKIVNGAALGALPNPNAKWEVAEKTDVGFDLNLFKDRLGIVFDYFIEDRNDLLITNFPVSGILGTGAPGAKNPTVNAGATRNKGFEVALNYNHKFNDNASFSASYNITRVKGEVTAINGDVIPEGGEFSVGQLKPSRMEIGQPIGYFYGLQTDGIFQNQAEVDAHPSQAALGAEAKPGDIRYKDVNGDGKIDFNDRTYLGKPVATYYMGLNLSAKYKNFDLSTYLYAELDKEMVRNYERSQPNVNKNRYYLGRWHGEGTSNEVPRATTGATTNNLFSDFFVEDASFLRMQNVQLGYNLPKHLLESLRIENMRIYTSVNNVFTLTKYRGYDPSATNGDAIGGGIDYGFYPQARQYLLGINVTF; translated from the coding sequence ATGAAAGCATTCAGACTTACAATCTTGTTTATTTTTATCATAAGTTTGGCTCACGCTCAGACCTATGATGTAAAGGGTACCGTAAAGGACAATACAGGTATGCCACTGGTGGGTGTATCGGTAGTGGTGAAAGGTACTACGCGTGGGGCTTCGACTGATATGGATGGTAATTTTGCCATTAATAAGGTTGAAAAGGGGAAGGTATTAGAGTTTTCCTACATCGGCTACGTTACGGCTTCGTTACCTGTCCGTTCGGCTTCACCTATGAATGTAGTCCTAAAGGAGGACAATCAGCAGTTGGATGAAGTGGTGGTGATCGGCTATGGACTTCAGAAGAAGAAGGACGTAACGGGGGCGGTATCGCTCGTGGGTGAGGAGACGCTCACTGAGCTTAAGCCCGTGAATGCCTCAATGGCTTTGCAAGGGACGACCTCAGGGGTAAGCGTGAACACTGCCTCAGGGTCGCCTGGGGGGAATATCAATATCCTTATTCGCGGGGTAAGCTCTAATGGCAACAATGCGCCCTTGGTGATTGTCGATGGCTATGAGGGGGCACTTAACAGTATTAGCCCTGACGACATCGAGAGTATCACGGTGCTTAAGGACGCTCAGGCGGCGATTTATGGTATTAAAGGTGCCAATGGGGTGATCTTAGTAACCACCAAAGGCGGACGCAAAGGGATGGCTCCGAAGGTGAAACTCAGTACCTACACAGGGGTGCAACAGACTACCAAGAGGCTCGACTATATGAATGCCACTGAGTATGCCGCACTGCTCAACGAAAGCTATGCCAACAATGGCGAGGCATTGCCTTTCCCGAACTTGGCAAGCCTTGGCAAGGGCACTGATTGGCAGGACTTAGTGTTCCGCAATGCCTTTATGCGCAATGTCAATGCGAGCGTATCGGGCGGTGGAGAACGCGTGTCCTACTATTTGGGGGCTTCTAATCTTACCCAAGATGGGATCGTAGCCAGCGAGAAATCGAATTACACCCGTAACAACGTTAGGGTAAGTCTTGGCATTGATATTACAGATAAGATTAAAACAAGCCTCACTGCCAATTACTTTAACAATCAGCGTAAGAGTATCTCCGAGAACGTATTGGGCTCTGTACTTTTCAATGCGCTGAACTTTGCCCCTACCTTTGGGGTGAATGATGAAGACCGCAAAGGCTTTGTAGGCAACGAGGTGATCAACCCGCTGGCTCAGATTAACAACACTTACAATGCGTATGATGGCAATGGCTTAGAAGGAAACTTCCAGCTTGATTATAAGCCTGTCAAAGGGCTTTCCCTTACTTCGCGCATTGGCTTTAAGACTTATGCTGAGAAGAAAAAGGAGTTTAAGCCTATAGCTGACTTTGGTCCTGGGAAGATTTACAACGTTACCCGTAGTACCGTAGTGCAGGATAAGAACGAGTTCAATTCCTATACTTGGGAAACCTTTGGTACGTATGCACATACTTTTGGTGAGAGCCACAATACAGCGTTCACCCTTGGGGCAAGCGTACAGCGGCAATGGGATAACTACCTCAGTGCCACAGGCTACGATATCCCTAACAACTCTTGGGACTATGCCGATATAAGCCTTACCACAGGTATTAATGACTCTAAGACTAACAGTGCGGCTATCAACGACTCGCGCCTCACTTCCTACTTTGGACGTGTACAGTACGACTATAAAGGCAAGTACCTCCTTTCGGGAATGCTTCGTCGTGATGCTTCTTCTGATTTCCCTAAGGACAATCGCGCTGACTACTTCTCGTCTGTAACAGCAGGTTGGAAGATTTCAGATGAACCATTCCTCAAGGATATACAGTGGCTTGGCTTTTTGAAGATCAGGGGTAGCTATGGTACCCTTGGTAGCAATGTAGGTAAGAACCTCTATAAAGTGCTTCTCAATGGACAGGCAGTCTATGTGCTTAACGGGAAGATTGTCAATGGAGCTGCCCTAGGGGCACTGCCTAACCCTAATGCCAAGTGGGAGGTGGCTGAGAAGACAGACGTAGGTTTTGACCTTAACCTCTTTAAAGACCGCTTGGGTATTGTCTTCGATTATTTTATTGAAGATCGTAATGACCTGCTCATCACTAACTTCCCTGTATCGGGCATATTGGGTACGGGCGCACCAGGGGCTAAGAACCCTACCGTTAATGCAGGAGCGACCCGCAACAAAGGTTTTGAGGTAGCGTTGAACTATAACCATAAGTTCAATGATAATGCTTCTTTCTCAGCAAGTTATAATATCACTCGCGTAAAGGGAGAAGTAACGGCTATCAATGGTGATGTTATCCCTGAGGGAGGTGAGTTTAGCGTAGGGCAATTGAAACCTTCGCGTATGGAAATCGGGCAACCGATAGGTTATTTCTATGGCTTGCAGACCGATGGTATCTTCCAAAACCAAGCCGAGGTCGATGCTCACCCCAGCCAAGCGGCTCTCGGGGCTGAGGCTAAGCCTGGCGATATTCGCTATAAGGACGTAAACGGCGATGGCAAGATAGACTTCAACGACCGTACCTACCTTGGTAAGCCTGTTGCTACTTACTATATGGGGCTGAACCTCAGTGCTAAGTACAAGAACTTTGACCTCTCTACTTACCTCTATGCAGAGCTTGATAAAGAAATGGTGCGCAACTATGAGCGCTCACAGCCTAATGTCAATAAGAACCGCTATTACCTCGGGCGTTGGCACGGTGAAGGCACCAGCAACGAAGTGCCACGTGCTACCACAGGGGCAACTACCAATAACCTCTTCTCCGACTTCTTTGTAGAGGACGCTTCCTTCCTGCGTATGCAGAATGTACAGCTCGGCTACAACCTACCTAAGCACCTACTCGAAAGTCTCAGGATAGAAAATATGCGCATCTATACCTCTGTGAACAATGTCTTTACGCTCACTAAGTATCGAGGGTATGACCCTTCCGCTACCAATGGTGATGCCATCGGTGGGGGGATTGACTATGGTTTTTATCCCCAAGCGCGTCAGTATCTATTAGGCATTAATGTAACTTTTTAA